The genomic window gttctattctgaccgatagggtcgctatgagtcggaatcgacttgatggcaacgggagtgtgtgtatgtgtctttgGGGAGTTAAAAGTAAATAATAACTATGATCTAGAAATATCATGGAACCCTGCATGATACATCAACTTTTCCTAGGGAGAACTTAGAAacaatttttttggtattttcacATTTCCTACTTTAAACATTTGATTAAATCGAAATGAAATAAATACTGCTCTACAAATATCATGAAAATAAGTAACATGTCAACTTTTTCTAGGGAGAACTGAGCACCAAGGTCATTGATATTTTCACATTTTGatactttaaaaattattatattaaATTCTTTGTATATTACAAAAGTAACACCTACAGCTAGTAAATTACATAAAAGCAAATTGTAGGAAACAATTAATTTATTCTCATATACACTgcactcttcctcttcctcaacCCTTTGCCTCTGTATTCAATATTAATATATTTGTGTGAGTCCTTCTGAACCTTTTTCTATGATCATATAATCATCCAGAAACACAAGGTACATTTGCTcctaaggaccttcttccaagatggacccTCTGCCAGGATAGTACCACATCTCATGATGAAGTCCAATTCATCCCTTAAAATTTAAATCAAATATCACTTTGTTGGAACTATCACTAGTGTTAGGACACCATAACAATCACACAGTGCATCCAGTCCCTAATCATCATCATCTCTTACATCTGTGCAAAGGTTGTCCTTTTACACTGGTTGTCCCATTAGATCTCTACAGAAATCTTGCATGGCAGGAGGACCAAGGGCTGTTCCCCCACCCCCTCCTGTTTCACAGTGGGTGAAATTGAGCCTCAGAGAGATGAAGTGACTTGTCCAGCATCCAACAGTGAGGCTTGTGCCTCCAGATCTGAACCCCAGGTCATCACCTCCAAAACCAGATCCTGGAAGTACTACTGGATGTTCCCTTTTAAAgatattgtttggtttttaatttacAATGATAGCTATGAGAATAATGAATGGAAGGCATTAATTGAGCAACTACTATGTTCAAAGCACTGTCCTTGGTGCTTCCACGCATCCCCTCATTTGGTGTTAACAACTCTGTGCAGTGGGTGTAGTTGCTATTCCCACCTCACAGGTGAGAAAACCGAGTCTCAGAAAAATTAAATCAAGTTACGGTTCATACAAATAAGAAAATACAGTGACAATTCAAATTCAGGTCTGTCTTCTAGAAAAAGCAGGTCCCTCCAATGGTAGACTCTAAGATGAAGAGAAGAAACTTCTCTTCTAATACATTTCCCTATGTTCAAAAAATTCTTAATGAGTTTGACAGATGAAATAAATTAACCCATTCACAAGGCTAGTTATTAGAGATGAAAGCAGATcactgaacacaaaaccaaatcctttgctgttgactctgactcatggtgagcacatgtgttacagaatagaactaaccgcttcatagcattttcttggctgtaaatttTCTGGAAGCATaatgccatgcctttcttctgtggtgccactgagtgagtttgaaccaccaacctttaggctagtaatTGAGTGCAAACTCacggtgccacccagggacattcaGGTCACTGAAAGGGATAGAAAACCCAACTCAAACTGGGTTAAGTGAAAAGTGAATTTATTGGTTCACAGAAGAGGAATTCTCAAGTGTAGAACAGACTCCAGGCATGACTGGATCCAGGAATTCAGCAAAGCTATTAGGATttcatctccctccctctgtctcttGGTTCTGATTTTCTTTGCACTGACTCAATTATCCAGCAAAAACTCTCTTTAATAGGCCAAGTAGTTGCTGTTAACTATATAGGCTTATATCTTCACAGCTGCAAGTCCATGGCCAAATATAAGTTTGAACAAAAATCCTGAGTTCTTTCTCTCTTTAGTAGATTCTATTAATTGTCCAAATTCCTCACTTTTCCCTATATCGATATCCTTTGCCTTAGATTCATAGTTCCTcccacaaagagacagagagtattTCCCTGCCCCTCAACTTTACATTTAGACTTGCATTGGCCGATGGTATGTTAGTGGGTGTAACATGCCCAAAGCCTTGAAAATTCGTTGTGTAATTGGTTTGCTCTTTCATCTGTCAGCTATCACAATGAGAAAAACATGCCCAAGTTGTCTCTTTGGACCCAGGAGAAGGATGAGAGACATGTGGAGCAGAGTCACCTCTAGCTGAACTCGCCTACCTCAGTCGACACCAgtcttagcttcctagggctgccataacaaaataccgcAACATGAgtggctctaaagaacagaaattattttctcacatttctggaggctagACGTCTAAGTCAGTGCATCAATTGTGTCAACTGCTTCTGAGGGATTGAGAGAGGAATTATCCCTTGGCTTGCTCCTGGATTCTAGCGGCTGCCAGCAACccttggtgttctttggcttATAGATGTATCTTTGcatggcgtctgtcttccccctgtgtgtaaGTCTTTTCCTGtgtctgttcttccctttcatAAGACACCGCTACGAAGGGATTACGATTAGAACCCACCTTACTCTGGTatgacttaactgataatatcttcataAAAGATTCTATTTCCCCAAGTAAAGTCTCATTCACATGCAAAGGGGttcaacataacttttgggggatacaattaaaTACATACCAGCATCCATTTGCATGAGCAAGTCCATATAATATAAGAACTGCCCCAGAGCCCATCCTAGAATAGCTCACCCTCAGCTGTTTTCATATTCATAAGAATAAATGATGTGTTTTGAGACTAAATGTTAGGATGGTTTATTACACAGAATCTTGAGGAAATAGATGACCAATATTCTCTAATTGGCCCATAATAGCATCATTTGTCCACCCCTACTGAATATTTTGGTCAGGGAGTGAAGGCTTGTTCATGAGCATTTTCTTGGGCAGAGAAGTGGAATCAGTACCATCTTGACCACATGGACTCAGAGAGGGAATTATGGTTCtccagaagaaaatcagagtgcTGTACTATAATAGTGGTACTTGGAGTTTAGGCAGATAAACATACATCTACAACCTCTAATTCTGAAAAGCAGTCCTCTCTGGAGAGGTCATTCAGGGGGCCCAGACCACTGTCAGCCAAAACACACACGGCCCAGGGCAGCCTTCACCtccttgttcctcaggctgtaaaTGAGGGGGTTGAGCATGGGGGCGACCACAGTATAGGAGACGGACACCACCTGCTTGCTCTCTGGGGAGTAGTTGGCCCTGGGACGCAAATGGATGACCCCCGTTGTGCCATAAAACAGAACCACCACGATGAGGTGGGAGGCACATGTGGACAGGGCTTTGTGGCGCCCTGTGAATGATGGCATTCGTAGGACAGTGACCAACACTCCAATATAGGATGCAGCAATCAGACAAAATGGAACCATCATGACAATCACTGTGGCCATCAACACATTGGTCTCAAAGACCCTAGTGTCTGCACACACCAGGCTCAGCAGAGGGCTgatgtcacagaagaagtggtgTATGCCACATGGCCCACAGAATGGAAAGCTGAACAACCAGATTGTGAATACCAGTGACACAGGGACTCCAGCCAGCCAGCAGGAGGCacctagcaagtggcagagctgtgggctcatgatggtgccatagtgcaggggcttgcagatggccaggTAGCGGTCACCCGCCATGATGGTCAGGAGGAAGCACTCGGACGTTACACAAGCCAGCACCAGTAGCATCTGCAGCGCACAGCCTACAGGTGACATGCCATGCCCAGGCCACAGCAGTGTGGCTAGCATCCGAGGTACAATGTCCAGGGAGAAGCAGAGTTCCACAAGGGCTAGCTGGggcaggaagaagtacatgggtgcATGCAAGGCTGCATCCCACATGGTCAACAGCACGATAAGCCCATTGCCCAACAGTGAGAGCAGGAACACGGCCAGGACAAGTGCGGCTAGTAGAGGGCGCAGTGTGGGCACATGGGCAAAACCCAGCAGGATGAACTCACATGCCCAGCTCTGGTTGGCATCCATGGAAGCCCAGGACCTGGGGATGGTCCAGCAGAACAGGTAGATGgtggagagaaaggaggagggagcCTGTGGGGTGAGGTAAGGAAAACCAATGAAAAGGTGAATTAAGCTTTCCTGGCCCTGTCCCCCACAGTGCATGCTACCTGGAGCTGCCCAAGGGCtcttataaaaagacaaatcagGAAAAGTCAAAAGAgggtaaaatgcagaacataatttcaaattttcaatgtaatccagactttctgaagtcatttgaagctattgccctgaaattatctttaaaccttgaaccaaaactatcccctgaagcctcctttgaaaaaaccataaaaaaaaaaaaaaacttaattagTTATGTATGTCTaacttaagcattgtgctcttttaaagatctGTGTGGAAGCAAATTGACAAAGGCAACTCAAAAAGTTAGATAAGAAATATagtggcagtgagtttacgttaatgatggtagaataatttggaagaggatagtgagaatggttgagGAATGTAATCAGTCACTAAACTatatgtgcagaaattgttgaaatggtgta from Loxodonta africana isolate mLoxAfr1 chromosome 11, mLoxAfr1.hap2, whole genome shotgun sequence includes these protein-coding regions:
- the LOC100657993 gene encoding olfactory receptor 10A7-like, with translation MDANQSWACEFILLGFAHVPTLRPLLAALVLAVFLLSLLGNGLIVLLTMWDAALHAPMYFFLPQLALVELCFSLDIVPRMLATLLWPGHGMSPVGCALQMLLVLACVTSECFLLTIMAGDRYLAICKPLHYGTIMSPQLCHLLGASCWLAGVPVSLVFTIWLFSFPFCGPCGIHHFFCDISPLLSLVCADTRVFETNVLMATVIVMMVPFCLIAASYIGVLVTVLRMPSFTGRHKALSTCASHLIVVVLFYGTTGVIHLRPRANYSPESKQVVSVSYTVVAPMLNPLIYSLRNKEVKAALGRVCFG